In Acidobacteriota bacterium, a single window of DNA contains:
- the pdhA gene encoding pyruvate dehydrogenase (acetyl-transferring) E1 component subunit alpha has translation MSEEIYRILKTNGRLEKGRKTPSIDDQRLREMYRYMLINRLVDERMTKLQRQGRIGFYIGSVGEEAAIIGSALALDKDDWIVPCYREFGAALVRGFSLYTFCCQLFGNAEDPIKGRQMPNHYSARDLKFTSISSPVGTQIPHAAGLGMGLKIQGKKNAVLVYFGDGATSQGDFHVGANFAGVYQAPVIFLCRNNQWAISVPGERQTASETFAVKAKAYGFEGIRVDGNDVLAVYETVRKAVEKAHEGGGPTMVEAVTYRQGAHSTSDDPRAYREEEEVERWKERDPLVRMKAYLKHRELWSDEEDEAVREKTAKEIVGAIKKAEKVGPPDAEEIFKEVYDEMPPHLQEQYQQLRESAQ, from the coding sequence ATGTCAGAGGAAATATACCGAATCCTGAAGACCAACGGACGCCTGGAAAAAGGCCGCAAGACACCCTCGATCGACGATCAGCGCCTGCGCGAAATGTACCGCTACATGCTGATCAACCGGCTGGTGGACGAGCGCATGACGAAGCTTCAACGTCAGGGCCGGATCGGCTTTTATATCGGTTCGGTGGGCGAGGAAGCAGCCATCATCGGCAGCGCTCTGGCCCTGGACAAGGACGACTGGATCGTGCCCTGCTACCGTGAATTCGGGGCGGCCTTGGTGAGGGGCTTTTCGCTTTATACCTTCTGCTGCCAACTCTTCGGCAACGCCGAGGATCCCATCAAGGGCCGGCAGATGCCCAACCACTACAGCGCCCGCGATTTGAAGTTCACCTCCATCTCAAGTCCGGTGGGTACCCAGATCCCCCACGCGGCGGGACTGGGAATGGGGCTGAAGATCCAGGGAAAAAAGAATGCCGTCCTGGTTTATTTCGGCGACGGGGCCACCTCCCAAGGCGATTTTCACGTGGGAGCCAATTTTGCCGGCGTCTATCAAGCCCCGGTGATCTTCTTGTGCCGCAACAACCAGTGGGCCATCTCGGTCCCGGGGGAGCGCCAGACCGCCTCGGAAACCTTCGCCGTCAAGGCCAAGGCCTACGGTTTCGAAGGCATCAGAGTGGACGGCAACGACGTGCTGGCGGTTTACGAAACCGTCCGCAAGGCGGTGGAAAAGGCTCATGAGGGCGGAGGTCCGACCATGGTGGAGGCCGTCACCTATCGCCAGGGAGCCCATTCCACCTCCGACGATCCGCGCGCCTACCGCGAGGAAGAAGAAGTCGAGCGTTGGAAGGAGCGGGATCCCCTCGTCCGCATGAAGGCCTATCTGAAGCACCGCGAGTTGTGGAGCGACGAAGAGGACGAAGCGGTGCGCGAAAAGACCGCCAAGGAGATCGTGGGGGCCATCAAGAAAGCCGAGAAGGTGGGTCCGCCCGATGCCGAGGAGATCTTCAAGGAGGTCTACGACGAAATGCCGCCGCATCTTCAGGAACAGTATCAGCAACTGCGCGAGAGCGCGCAGTGA
- a CDS encoding TlyA family RNA methyltransferase, producing MSKMRADQLLLDQGLAEDLKEARALLLSGRVLAGSQRLDKAGQRVDRSLQLRLKDESPYVSRGGHKLEGALRDLGVDVSGALCLDLGASTGGFTDCLLQHGARKVYALDVGKGQLHWKLRQDPRVEVREEVNVRYLDPSQIDEPADWIVADLSFISLRLVLPALKSFAPVRLLVLVKPQFEARRQEVESGGRIADEPLRQQVLQRLEDFCTEQGFIVQGRADAPLAGRKSGNQETFFLLQLA from the coding sequence ATGTCAAAAATGCGCGCCGATCAACTGCTGCTCGACCAGGGCCTGGCCGAGGACCTCAAAGAGGCACGGGCGCTGTTGCTTTCGGGGCGCGTACTGGCAGGCAGCCAACGCCTCGACAAGGCCGGCCAGCGGGTCGACCGCAGCCTGCAACTGCGCCTCAAGGACGAATCGCCCTACGTCTCCCGCGGCGGCCACAAACTCGAGGGAGCCCTGCGCGACCTGGGGGTTGACGTCAGCGGTGCGCTCTGCCTCGACCTGGGCGCCTCCACCGGAGGATTCACCGACTGCCTGCTGCAGCACGGCGCCCGCAAGGTCTACGCCCTCGACGTGGGCAAGGGTCAACTGCACTGGAAGCTGCGCCAGGATCCGCGGGTGGAAGTGCGCGAAGAGGTCAACGTCCGCTATCTCGACCCCTCTCAGATCGATGAGCCAGCCGACTGGATCGTGGCCGATCTCTCCTTCATCTCCCTGCGCTTGGTCCTGCCCGCTCTCAAGTCCTTCGCACCGGTGCGCCTGTTGGTACTGGTAAAGCCCCAGTTCGAGGCCCGGCGTCAGGAAGTGGAGAGCGGAGGGCGCATCGCCGACGAACCGCTGCGTCAGCAGGTGCTGCAGCGCCTGGAGGACTTCTGCACCGAGCAGGGCTTCATCGTCCAGGGCCGCGCCGACGCTCCCCTGGCAGGACGCAAGAGCGGCAACCAAGAAACCTTCTTCCTGCTTCAACTGGCTTAA
- a CDS encoding dihydrolipoamide acetyltransferase family protein: MAFEFKLPDIGEGVVEGEIVEWLVEEGDMLEEDQPMVEVMTDKATVELPSPRAGKVLKRTGKVGEVVEVGEVLIVIDEEAGGNGAPAESPAPAAKEASPEPAAQESPRQESISATSLPREEREEAVKPPPSATRESKAASPRRKALATPAVRRVARERGIDIQQVDGSGPGGRVTREDLDRFEEAPARPQPAAAPSGEIEVVPYRALRKKIGDRLALSKRVAPHFTYVDEVDMTALVELRRQYQQMPEAGDVKLTYLPFIVKAVIKGLQKFPIANSSLDEEKGEIHVKHFFNIGVATATDNGLIVPVIKQADRKSVLELAREISHLAQAARQGKSTLEDLRDGTFTITSLGKLGGLMATPVINYPEAAILGVHKIEEKPVVRDGEIVIRSMMNLSVSMDHRVVDGQTGAEFVNYIIPFLENPALLLL; the protein is encoded by the coding sequence ATGGCCTTTGAATTCAAGCTTCCCGATATCGGCGAAGGCGTCGTCGAGGGAGAGATCGTCGAGTGGTTGGTCGAAGAAGGCGACATGCTGGAGGAAGACCAGCCCATGGTCGAAGTCATGACCGACAAGGCGACCGTCGAGTTGCCGAGTCCGCGGGCCGGCAAAGTCCTCAAACGCACCGGCAAAGTGGGCGAGGTGGTGGAGGTGGGCGAGGTGCTGATCGTCATCGACGAAGAGGCCGGCGGCAACGGCGCCCCGGCCGAGAGTCCGGCCCCTGCCGCGAAGGAAGCCTCTCCCGAGCCCGCCGCTCAGGAGAGTCCCAGGCAAGAATCGATTTCGGCGACCTCGCTGCCCCGAGAGGAGCGGGAGGAAGCCGTCAAGCCCCCGCCCTCTGCAACCCGCGAGAGCAAGGCGGCCTCTCCGCGGCGCAAGGCCTTGGCCACGCCGGCCGTGAGGCGAGTGGCCCGCGAACGCGGAATCGACATCCAGCAGGTGGACGGCAGCGGTCCTGGAGGACGCGTCACCCGCGAAGACCTGGACCGCTTCGAGGAGGCGCCGGCGCGTCCTCAGCCCGCCGCCGCGCCCAGCGGAGAGATCGAGGTCGTGCCCTACCGCGCCCTGCGCAAGAAGATCGGCGATCGCCTGGCCCTCTCCAAGCGGGTGGCGCCTCACTTCACCTACGTGGACGAAGTCGACATGACGGCACTGGTGGAACTGCGCCGCCAGTACCAGCAGATGCCCGAGGCCGGGGACGTCAAGCTCACCTACCTGCCCTTCATCGTCAAAGCCGTCATCAAGGGACTGCAGAAATTCCCCATCGCCAACTCCAGCCTGGACGAGGAAAAGGGCGAGATCCACGTCAAGCACTTCTTCAACATCGGCGTCGCCACGGCCACCGACAACGGACTGATCGTCCCCGTGATCAAGCAGGCCGACCGCAAGAGCGTGCTGGAACTGGCTCGCGAGATCAGCCATCTGGCCCAGGCCGCCCGCCAGGGCAAGAGCACGCTGGAGGACTTGCGCGACGGCACCTTTACCATCACCAGCCTGGGCAAGCTGGGCGGACTCATGGCCACTCCGGTCATCAACTACCCCGAGGCGGCCATTCTGGGCGTCCACAAGATCGAGGAGAAGCCGGTCGTCCGCGATGGCGAGATCGTGATCCGGTCGATGATGAACCTCTCGGTTTCCATGGATCACCGGGTGGTGGACGGCCAGACCGGCGCCGAGTTCGTGAACTACATCATTCCCTTCCTCGAGAATCCGGCCTTGCTGCTTCTCTGA
- a CDS encoding acetate kinase: protein MIVLVVNCGSSSLRFQLIEAEGRQRLARGHVERIGAVSSIATLAQGAGDPQRHGLKADDHGQALNFVLDYLTSDDFKVLDGIEEIQAVGHRVVHGGEHFSDSMLIDAEVIEAIREAFDLAPLHNPANLKGIQAAQSLLPEVPQVAVFDTAFHQTLPREAYLYAIPHRLYRRYKIRRYGFHGTSHYYVSRRLYKIGGLEKSHSKLITCHLGNGASVAAVENGRSVDTSMGLTPLAGLVMGTRSGDIDPSVIFYLNEKEEMTLNEIHSLLNRYSGLLGLSGYAGDMRALMKEAEEGDVRCQQAINVFCYRVKSCIGQYMAVMNGCDALVFTAGIGENSHQVRARICRGLDNLGIELDEVANREVRGEGRISKKDSKASVWVIPTDEEMVIAIDAMKIAQAAHYTPWA, encoded by the coding sequence ATGATTGTACTGGTCGTCAACTGCGGAAGTTCCTCGCTGCGCTTTCAACTCATCGAGGCTGAAGGACGGCAGCGTTTGGCCCGCGGCCACGTGGAACGCATCGGGGCCGTCTCCTCCATCGCCACGCTGGCTCAGGGCGCCGGTGATCCGCAACGCCACGGACTCAAGGCCGACGATCACGGACAGGCCTTGAACTTCGTCCTCGACTACTTGACCAGCGACGATTTCAAGGTCCTCGACGGCATCGAGGAAATCCAGGCGGTGGGCCATCGGGTGGTGCATGGAGGCGAGCATTTTTCGGACTCCATGCTGATCGACGCCGAGGTCATCGAGGCCATCCGCGAAGCCTTCGACTTGGCGCCTTTGCACAATCCCGCCAATCTGAAGGGCATCCAGGCCGCCCAGAGCCTGTTGCCCGAGGTTCCCCAGGTGGCGGTATTCGACACCGCCTTTCACCAGACGCTGCCCCGCGAGGCCTATCTCTACGCCATCCCCCACCGCCTCTACCGGCGCTACAAGATTCGCCGCTACGGATTTCACGGCACCAGCCACTACTATGTGAGCCGTCGGCTCTACAAGATCGGCGGGCTGGAAAAATCGCACTCCAAGCTCATCACCTGCCATCTGGGCAACGGCGCCTCTGTGGCGGCCGTCGAGAACGGGCGCTCGGTCGACACCTCGATGGGGCTGACGCCGCTGGCGGGCCTGGTCATGGGGACCCGGAGCGGCGACATCGACCCCTCGGTCATCTTTTATCTCAACGAGAAAGAAGAAATGACGCTCAACGAGATTCACTCACTCCTCAACCGCTACAGCGGACTGCTGGGGCTGAGCGGCTACGCGGGCGACATGCGGGCGCTGATGAAAGAAGCCGAAGAGGGGGACGTGCGCTGCCAGCAGGCCATCAATGTCTTCTGCTACCGGGTCAAGAGCTGCATCGGGCAGTATATGGCGGTGATGAACGGATGCGACGCCCTGGTCTTCACGGCGGGCATCGGCGAGAACTCCCACCAGGTCCGCGCGCGCATCTGCCGCGGACTGGATAATCTCGGCATCGAACTGGATGAGGTGGCCAACCGCGAGGTCCGCGGCGAGGGACGCATCTCGAAAAAAGACAGCAAGGCATCGGTCTGGGTCATTCCCACCGACGAGGAAATGGTGATCGCCATCGATGCTATGAAAATCGCCCAAGCAGCCCACTACACGCCCTGGGCCTGA
- a CDS encoding alpha-ketoacid dehydrogenase subunit beta has translation MPRMNIIQAVNDALRIEMERDESVVILGEDVGKFGGVFRATQGLQEKFGESRVFDTPLAEAGIIGSAIGMAQSGLRPVPEIQFADFIFPAFDHIVNEAAKMRYRSGGQFTCPITIRTPYGGGIRGGHYHSQSPEAYFCHTPGLKVVIPSDPYEAKGLLASSIRDDNPVLFMEPKRVYRAARAEVPEEEYTLELGKADLAREGEDVTVIAYGAVLHDVLKAVEKVQEDDGISCEVVNLRTLLPYDAETVLESVKKTGRAVIVHEAPRTCGYGAEMAALIAEKAILYLEAPVLRVTGFDTPFPYTLEEEYLPNERRICKGLRDTFNF, from the coding sequence ATGCCCCGAATGAACATCATTCAGGCCGTCAACGACGCCTTGCGCATCGAAATGGAACGCGATGAAAGCGTGGTCATCCTGGGCGAGGACGTGGGCAAGTTCGGCGGCGTCTTCCGCGCCACCCAGGGACTGCAGGAGAAATTCGGCGAAAGCCGTGTCTTCGACACCCCTTTGGCCGAGGCGGGGATCATCGGTTCGGCCATCGGAATGGCTCAAAGCGGCCTGCGTCCGGTGCCCGAGATCCAGTTCGCCGATTTCATCTTTCCGGCCTTCGACCACATCGTCAATGAGGCCGCCAAGATGCGCTACCGCTCGGGAGGACAGTTCACCTGCCCCATCACCATCCGCACGCCCTACGGCGGAGGCATCCGCGGGGGACACTACCATTCCCAGAGTCCCGAGGCCTATTTCTGCCATACGCCGGGGCTCAAGGTGGTGATCCCCTCCGATCCCTACGAGGCCAAGGGACTGCTGGCCTCTTCCATCCGTGACGACAATCCCGTCCTCTTCATGGAGCCCAAGCGGGTCTACCGGGCCGCCCGGGCCGAAGTTCCCGAAGAGGAGTACACTCTGGAGTTGGGAAAGGCCGACCTGGCGCGGGAAGGCGAGGACGTGACGGTGATCGCCTACGGCGCCGTGCTGCACGACGTGCTCAAGGCGGTCGAGAAGGTGCAGGAAGACGACGGCATTTCCTGCGAGGTGGTCAATCTGCGCACCCTCTTGCCCTACGACGCCGAGACGGTGCTCGAATCGGTCAAGAAGACGGGACGGGCGGTGATCGTCCACGAAGCCCCGCGCACCTGCGGATATGGCGCCGAGATGGCCGCGCTGATCGCCGAAAAGGCGATCCTCTACCTGGAGGCGCCCGTACTGCGCGTGACCGGCTTCGATACCCCCTTCCCCTACACCCTGGAAGAAGAGTACCTGCCCAACGAGCGGCGCATCTGCAAGGGGCTGCGCGACACATTCAACTTCTAG
- a CDS encoding penicillin acylase family protein produces MMGKKILKIVGIGLGLALALLLLAGGWFYLHLRGSLPQLDGERTLDGLSQQVTVQRDELGTATIRASNRLDLARATGFVHAQERFFQMDLLRRSSAGELSGLLGSPTLQIDKRIRIHQFRDRAKRVLEQSSAQAQALLEAYSKGVNAGLQALDNPPFEYLLLRAKPAPWRPEDSTLVVYAMYLTLQDDRGRRERALGTLYDTLPLELADFLAPPGTSWDAPLQVEEMPLPAMPGPEVFDLRTEGGGLEGGAHRAAASHTLDAAPCPQPIASLCLTAQGYEIGSNNWALAGSRSSHGGSIVANDMHLGLDVPNIWFRVRLVAEDEGLDLLGVSLPGTPDLIAGSNTRIAWGYTNAYGDWSDVVILEEAGEDRYLTPEGPRPYRTVIERILLKDGSVEELEVVSTIWGPVIGSDRQGRRLALRWVAHDVEGLNFNMMGLGQARTAEQALRVAAQAGIPAQNLVVGDSRGHIAWTVMGPVPRRYGHDGRLPSSWADGSRGWDGYLSYQERPKVIDPPRGQIWSANARVASGQDLALLGDGGYANAARARQIRDGLAALDQASETDMLAVHLDDRALYLQRWRDLLLEELDEEALQQDPRRRHLQEALRDWGGRASVDSVGYRMVREFHSRLRNQVLETLTGPVRQADRDFNLRWIANQSEHALWTLVQQRPAHLLDPRHRSAAASQEDSDGSDRAGWSKQVLAVADSLLDEYLEDGTLDDNTWGAFNIVVVDHPVSRFIPGGAALLDMPRRPLPGATDMPRVQMPFFGASERFAVSPGREEEGYFHMPSAQSGHPLSPFYGNGHEAWEEGKPTPFLSGVAQHTLVLRPN; encoded by the coding sequence ATGATGGGTAAGAAGATTCTGAAGATCGTGGGGATTGGCCTGGGTTTGGCGCTAGCGCTGCTGCTGCTGGCCGGCGGCTGGTTCTATCTGCATCTACGGGGCAGCCTTCCCCAATTGGACGGCGAGAGGACGCTGGATGGACTCTCCCAGCAAGTCACGGTGCAACGCGATGAGCTGGGGACGGCCACCATCCGCGCGTCCAACCGCCTCGACTTGGCCCGTGCCACCGGATTCGTCCATGCCCAGGAGCGCTTCTTTCAGATGGACCTGCTCAGGCGGAGCTCGGCGGGGGAGCTGTCGGGGTTGCTGGGTAGCCCGACTTTGCAGATCGACAAGCGGATTCGCATCCACCAATTCCGCGACAGGGCCAAGCGGGTGCTCGAACAGTCCTCGGCCCAGGCGCAGGCCCTCCTCGAGGCCTACAGCAAAGGCGTCAACGCCGGACTTCAGGCTCTCGACAATCCGCCCTTCGAGTATCTGCTGCTGCGGGCTAAGCCCGCCCCCTGGCGCCCCGAGGACTCGACTCTGGTGGTCTATGCCATGTACCTGACCTTGCAGGACGACCGGGGACGGCGAGAACGGGCTCTGGGCACGCTCTACGACACGCTGCCCCTCGAGCTGGCCGATTTTCTGGCTCCTCCTGGAACCTCCTGGGACGCTCCCCTGCAAGTCGAAGAAATGCCGCTGCCCGCCATGCCCGGGCCCGAGGTTTTCGACCTGCGGACCGAAGGAGGCGGGCTGGAGGGAGGCGCCCATCGCGCAGCGGCAAGCCACACCCTCGATGCGGCCCCCTGTCCGCAGCCCATCGCCTCCCTTTGCCTGACCGCTCAGGGCTACGAGATCGGCAGCAACAACTGGGCCCTGGCCGGAAGCCGCAGCAGCCACGGCGGTTCCATCGTGGCCAACGACATGCACCTGGGACTGGACGTGCCCAACATCTGGTTCCGCGTCCGCCTGGTTGCGGAAGACGAAGGACTCGATCTCCTCGGCGTCAGTCTTCCCGGCACGCCCGACCTGATCGCCGGCAGCAACACCCGCATCGCCTGGGGCTATACCAACGCCTACGGAGACTGGAGCGACGTGGTGATCCTGGAGGAGGCCGGAGAGGACCGCTACCTCACCCCCGAGGGGCCCCGTCCTTACCGGACCGTCATCGAGCGCATCCTGCTCAAGGACGGGAGCGTCGAGGAACTTGAGGTGGTCAGCACGATCTGGGGACCCGTCATCGGAAGCGACCGTCAGGGGCGCCGACTGGCTCTGCGCTGGGTGGCTCACGACGTGGAAGGGCTCAACTTCAACATGATGGGCCTGGGGCAGGCCCGCACCGCCGAGCAAGCCCTGAGGGTCGCCGCCCAGGCCGGCATTCCCGCCCAAAACCTGGTGGTTGGCGACAGCCGGGGACACATCGCCTGGACTGTGATGGGCCCCGTTCCCCGCCGCTATGGGCACGACGGCAGGCTGCCCTCCTCCTGGGCCGACGGCTCGCGGGGTTGGGACGGCTATCTGAGCTACCAGGAACGTCCCAAGGTGATCGATCCTCCCCGGGGCCAGATCTGGAGCGCCAACGCCAGGGTGGCTTCGGGCCAGGACCTGGCCTTGCTGGGCGACGGCGGTTATGCCAACGCCGCCAGGGCCCGTCAGATCCGCGACGGACTGGCGGCCTTGGATCAGGCTTCAGAGACCGACATGCTGGCCGTCCACCTCGACGACCGGGCCCTCTACCTGCAGCGCTGGCGCGACCTGCTGCTGGAGGAACTCGATGAAGAAGCTTTGCAGCAAGACCCTCGCCGCCGCCATTTGCAGGAGGCCCTCCGCGACTGGGGCGGACGGGCTTCCGTCGACTCGGTGGGTTACCGCATGGTGCGCGAGTTCCACTCCCGCCTGCGCAACCAGGTCCTGGAGACGCTGACCGGCCCGGTGCGCCAGGCTGACCGGGACTTCAACCTGCGCTGGATCGCCAACCAGAGCGAGCATGCCCTGTGGACGCTGGTGCAGCAGCGTCCGGCCCACCTGCTCGATCCCCGTCATCGCAGTGCGGCGGCCTCCCAGGAGGACTCAGATGGCAGCGACCGGGCGGGTTGGTCGAAGCAGGTCCTGGCCGTGGCCGATTCCCTTCTCGATGAGTACCTCGAGGACGGAACGCTGGACGACAACACCTGGGGGGCATTCAACATCGTCGTCGTCGACCATCCCGTGAGCCGCTTCATCCCGGGCGGAGCCGCTCTGCTCGACATGCCGCGGCGTCCGCTGCCCGGAGCCACCGACATGCCGCGCGTGCAGATGCCCTTCTTCGGAGCCTCGGAGCGCTTCGCCGTCTCGCCGGGACGCGAGGAGGAAGGCTACTTCCACATGCCTTCGGCGCAGAGCGGCCATCCCCTCTCGCCCTTCTACGGCAACGGCCATGAAGCCTGGGAGGAAGGGAAGCCGACGCCCTTTCTGTCCGGGGTTGCGCAGCATACTTTGGTGTTGAGGCCGAATTAA
- a CDS encoding M23 family metallopeptidase, which produces MKRVLIVVAVALVAVMAYFWDGQAPQVEWIEAPEVVGASKPVAFAVSDAGKGLARIEVTVEQAGQSEVVLREDIGRNWAPWSQADLQRQVAVTPVADLKNLQLQEGEFTLRVTAYDHANLYFFDRQSSAEKTLRFDRTPPVISILSTQHRVDQGGAEAVLYRLDEEAAASGVEVGERSHPGHPLQGRQGHYGAIFALPYNAPLNTRFRVWAEDAAGNRSTAQLQVEARVRRFRQRRINISDSFIEKVAPEILSRSGLQPAETPAQTFLLINNKMRTDNHRQIRGIIARSAGRLLFDEAFLQLTNSKVEAPFADQRTYIYQGQAIDRQTHLGFDLASTAKSPVEAANDGVVLHAGYLGIYGNCVLIDHGFGVVSLYGHLSSIDVSEGQQVEKGELIGRTGETGLAGGDHLHFAIFVQETAVNPLEWWDSSWLGNHIFKRLRGGQGQS; this is translated from the coding sequence ATGAAGAGAGTACTGATCGTAGTGGCGGTGGCGCTGGTAGCGGTGATGGCCTATTTCTGGGACGGACAGGCCCCCCAGGTGGAATGGATCGAAGCGCCCGAGGTGGTAGGCGCCTCAAAGCCGGTGGCCTTCGCCGTCAGCGACGCCGGCAAGGGCCTGGCTCGGATCGAGGTGACGGTCGAGCAAGCGGGCCAAAGCGAAGTCGTCCTCAGGGAGGATATCGGGCGGAACTGGGCTCCCTGGTCGCAGGCCGACCTGCAGCGACAGGTGGCCGTCACTCCGGTGGCCGACCTCAAGAACCTGCAACTGCAGGAAGGCGAGTTCACGCTGCGGGTGACCGCTTATGATCACGCCAATCTCTATTTCTTCGACCGCCAAAGCAGTGCCGAAAAAACCTTGCGCTTCGACCGGACGCCCCCGGTCATCAGCATCCTCTCCACCCAGCACCGCGTCGATCAGGGAGGGGCGGAAGCCGTCCTCTACCGGCTCGACGAGGAAGCCGCCGCCAGCGGAGTCGAAGTGGGGGAGCGCAGCCATCCGGGCCATCCTCTGCAAGGCCGTCAGGGGCACTACGGAGCCATATTCGCGCTTCCCTACAACGCCCCCCTCAACACCCGCTTCAGGGTTTGGGCCGAGGACGCGGCAGGCAACCGCTCAACCGCCCAGTTGCAGGTGGAGGCCCGGGTCCGCCGCTTCCGTCAGCGCCGCATCAACATCAGCGACAGCTTCATCGAAAAGGTGGCCCCCGAGATCTTGTCGCGCAGCGGACTGCAACCCGCCGAGACGCCCGCTCAGACCTTCTTGCTCATCAACAACAAGATGCGCACCGACAACCATCGCCAGATCCGCGGGATCATCGCCCGCTCGGCCGGAAGGCTGCTCTTCGACGAAGCCTTTCTGCAGCTCACCAATTCCAAGGTCGAGGCCCCCTTCGCCGATCAGCGCACCTACATCTACCAGGGCCAGGCCATCGACCGCCAGACCCACCTGGGATTCGACCTGGCCTCCACCGCCAAAAGCCCGGTCGAAGCGGCCAACGACGGAGTCGTACTCCACGCCGGCTATCTGGGGATCTACGGCAACTGCGTCCTCATCGACCACGGCTTCGGAGTGGTCTCGCTCTACGGGCATCTGAGTTCCATCGACGTCTCCGAGGGTCAGCAGGTCGAGAAGGGAGAGCTTATCGGACGCACCGGCGAAACCGGCTTGGCCGGCGGCGACCACCTGCATTTCGCCATCTTCGTCCAGGAGACCGCCGTCAATCCCTTGGAATGGTGGGACTCAAGCTGGCTGGGCAATCACATCTTCAAGCGCTTGAGGGGCGGCCAAGGCCAGTCCTGA